CTTGGGAAGAAAGTGTCCTCTCGGGTGTTGACACAGGCACACAATCTGACCCTTGTTAACCACCTCTGTTCCAGAGCCAGGACCCATGCATCCCCACCTCCTTCTGAAAGGACACCCTCTCAAGCAGCACAAGTATTTCCCTACAGCATGAGTTTCCTAACTCAAATTAGATTTAAGGACAATgattaagtagaaaacaaatttgGGAGCATGAGGACTACTATCTTTAAAATACATCCTAGAGATAGCCCCATGCTTATAAGAGAAAGATTTCTGATCATTAAGCAAATAATTATACAGCCACTTGGTCAAATTTTCCTATTTACTCCAAGAATATGAGCCATGTATGTTGATTTGGGGTGGGAGAGAGGCtgaatcataattttaaaatgttgtgttttgtttaaaCACATTACCACAGATGAACAAGAAAATTTGAGAATGTGTGTATGAAAGTTTTGTGATAATAGTAGTTTCTGGTGGTGACATATATTGATAGTCCATTTCCACCCCTGAGAAAGTGACAGGCATAAAAAAATGTGCTTAATCAACAAAGTGACATGTGATTTAATTTTGTGCCACTGTGACTAATAGGACTATGTTTTAAGAACAATGCTAGTACAATAAAGTAAAGCGATCTTTTAAAAACCTACCCAAGGATGAGTAAAGGACAAGGAATTCCCCAAAATAAATGATACTGTAAATTAGGAAGactttatttgaaattttgttaGTTCTGATCAGCCAATTTGTTTGTagctttcaataaaaaaaatatgtatagctataaaaacaccttatttttaaaactttaagaaaatataattttttattgaagtatagttgctatacaattctgtaatatctttctatgttgacagtaactacactacttggggtgaggatttagtaaagaaaataaaattttttatatgtatGAAGTTTCTAGCATCTAATCCTCATTTTTTATCAACTACAATGTTTTTGCAACTAAAATTTCGATCAAGTGAGGTATTAGGAtgacaaatataaaattaaaattaaatagattATACCCTCaatcatatatttgaaaataatgattGTATAATCCTTTAAGGTTGAAGAAAATTGGTAAACCACAGCACTTACACATTTGTGGTATGGACCATGTTGCTGGTCTCATGAAGTCTATGAACGCTCATCAGAAAACTGCTTTTAAATTCAGAAATTAAATTCATTGGATTACACAGGAAAGCGACCATATTAAAGAATAGTGataaaattactaaaaataagTTTGTGACACagtaatacattttctttatcgaCACATTAGCTGAAAAGgcaatacatttaaaatgtaaataagtcAAACTTTACTTTATGAAGGCTACCTATGTGATGGCTCCTGTGGCTTAGCTTGAATAAGTACCTTAACTGCACTGGCCTTTGACAACCAACTGATTCTAAAAGATTCTGATGTTTTTGTTTGACTATTCAAGTGCTGAAAATTCTGATTCATGAAGATATATACCACTATAAAGGGAATAAGAAGGTAAACAAGGCAAGGGTAAGCTTTTCTAAAAAACACCAGGATCTCCAAAGTATGCTGAGTACAGTTCCAATGGGGGGAACACTCGACTTCACCATCTGGGCCCGACAGGCCCCTTGGTGCAGAGTTGCCAGGTACCTGGACGAGCTGCAGGAGGCGGGTCATGGCCCATGACTGTGCAGCCCAGTGATGCCACTGTGTTCAAAGTAGTGGTGAGACCAGACAGTATTTCCAGCCACCTCAACCTGTATTGTGGTAGGAACCTATCTCTGTTTCTCCTCGCAATAAAAATCACACACATGACCAATGCCCTGTGAATTGCTGACAATTCTCACCATGGAAGAACGCTCAATCTCAGTGAGAGGTTAGTAAAATGAAGATACAACTTCTTTCCATCTGCATTCACAGACTCACTGAATTCTAGTCACTGACCCCTGTAGGTCTATAAGCCCCAGGATAATACGCCCTTGTGAACACTAACTAGACCAAAGTGTCTTGATGCTGATGAAACTTACATATGCAATGCTCCAGGATCTTAAGTTGAAAAGatcctaagttaaaaaaaaagatctatcTTCAAAAATTTAATTGGTTCATCTAACAGCCAGGTTTGTTGggtatttgttttcctctccaCAACTAAGGAAATGAGAGCAAGAGATGTGGCTTTAATTAGCAAAGATCACTAAGTTCGAGAGAAGCAGAGCTGGGCCTTGGTCACAGGGTGGCAACACAGCCCGGCTTTGGCTGCCACACCCGAGCAGCCCGGCTGTGGTCACCCCTGGGAGCCCTGGCTGGGGAACCGGGCAAGCCTGCTCCCCAGATGAAGGGCTGCCCCAGGATGAGTCCTCCTGGCCCTGTGAATTCACTTACCTCTTCTTTCTGGAGCGCAGACCCACACTGCTAACACAGGAAATTTGAGGATATACGGACAGAAAACCTGACCTAGACTTCAGCTCCTGAACAATTCTACAAGAGTGGGACTGCCCCAGGCCTCAGGCCATCTCCATCCCTGCTCTTCAGCCAAAGGATGTCCTCTTCTATCTCCTCCTCCCCCAGACTAACACTGCGTCTACCTCCCTCCCCAGATTGAATGTCGCCTCGTAAGCAACCTTCCAATGGCGGGACCTTTTACATACAGATTCACTGGCTGCCTCTGTGAAAATGGTCCAAGAACCTTCTACTGGGACTTTCAGACCAACCGTAAGTATAGGAGTCGTCCAAGAGAGGAACTCGCCACCAGGGAGGGAAAACCGAAATGTGGTCCAAATCTGGAGCAGAACCTTGAAGCAAAAGGATGGAcaaaaagggagggaagaagagcaAAGAGTAGATGCAGAGTATGCCCAGACTCAAGAGGTGAGGGGCGTGTGGGAAAAACTAATCAGGGAGAGACATTTGAAAACAatctggggaaactgagtcccagccGGAGGGTACCTGGCACTAGTAGAAAAGCAAAGGGGTTAGAATGTTGTCAGAGATGACCTTTGTGCTTGTCTCCTTCAGGCTCTCTAAACATAGCAGCAGTGGTTGACATTACGCGACAACAAGGTATCTGCCCTAACAATGAAGCAGTCACACCCATCACAGCAAACCGCTTTTACGTTCTTGCGAACCTAACCGTCATCTGATCTTGGTGGAAGCCCTTGTCTTGCCATCCATACCCACCTGTCCAGGTGGTTGCCTCTAAAGAAACTTGGCTGAAGCATCTGCTGTGATCTATAAAATAAACTGCTcaccagcttctctgtgttctgcTGTTTCTTCTCTCCAAAATCTATCCCAGAGGAGCCTCAATTTCTAGCACTTTGTTTTCAAAGTCTTTTTACTGAGAAGAGTTTATGAGTTCTCATTGCCCatgaaaagggagagaagaattaGAGGAGAAGCCATTCTTACAAAGATGGGAAGTTGTGGCCCTAAAACTCATAGCAAATGAGGGCAGAGGTTAAGCACCCCCAGGCTCCCTACTCCTTGGTCTTTCTATATCCCACTGCCCCTCCAGGAACTGCTTCAGAAGCCGGGAGATCTGAGCCACCTTGCATACAGCAGAGTCAGGGGCAGAGTATGGTCCTGGAATAAACAACAACATTCTATTCCATTGCTTCTTTTCAAATGGTGAAAAATGATGGACTAAGTGATGTTCAGGGACACTGGGCTGCAAAGGAGGCATAATAGGCTGAAGATCAGAAAGGCCCAGAGGGATTCCACTAAAGACACCCAAAAAGAGAAGGGGAACACGAGCCAGGGTCATGGGAGACAGCATTCGGGCAGGTAGGCTAGCAGGCACCACGAGTCCAGAGCATGAAATGGTGGCATGTTCAAGGCACGTAAGCCCTTTGATTTTAGGCAGGATTAACAGCAAACCAGGTGGGCTAGAGAGGAGACTCAAAAGAGGACAGGAACAAAATCACTGTGTTTGGGCACAAAGGTATGACCAGATCCTCTAGACCACTGATCCTAAATGGGCATCAAAATCCAGGGCAGGGAAACACAACCTTGAGAAGGTCACTTAATATAGTAAATAGAATAGTAGCAATAATACTGAACAGGTGCCAAAAATAAGCTGAATATCTTACTTAAATGCTTTGTAACATGCCCTATTAAAAACAAGATCCATGTTGCAATAgttggatgaaacttgaggaaattatactaagtgaaataagtcagaaaaagaaagacaaacgccatatatcatttatatgtggaatctaaaaatgccAAAGTCATACGAACAGAGTAGAGTGGTGGTTCCTAGGGGACTGGGGTTGGGGACCTGGGGGATGTTGGTCAaagtgtacaaacttccagttccAGGATGTATAAGTTCTAGGGATCCATTGTACTCATGCTGATTACAGTTAATGATACTGTATTTTATgcttgaaagctgctaagagagtagaccttaaatattctcaccacaaaaaagaagtgataattatgtgatgtgatggaggtgttagctaaccCTATGgtgataatcattttgcaatgtatgtatataaaatcaacacgcattgtacaccttaaacttacataatgCTATATGACaatttacctcaataaaactagaaaaatatttttaaataaattacatttttaaaaccatGTATGTtaagtatttattcattcaataaatacttaacaaGTGCTTATATGTGCCATTACCTGCTTTAGGTACTTGgttttatagaaataaattaGGAATTTTTCATCCCGATCTTATAAAGCTTATATTCTTTATGGGAGATAGACAATACACAAATAAGCAATATTTCTACAGTGATTCATGGAAAAACTGAGATGGGAGAAGACAAGAAATGTGCACATAGCCAATAAgtagcagagctaggatttgaactgcAGCACGCTGGCCCAGGGGCCCATGCTCCTAAGGTCTGTACTACATACACACACTCCTGTCCGCCCTATGTGGGCCCCTCACAGCCTCCAGCAAAGAGCATTTCAAAATTGCACATTTTAGCTCCTGCACTAGTTCTCTGTACAACTTCGCCTCCTGCAGTTCCTTTGTCCTCCAAAGCAGCTAGAATACTTGATTGCCTAGAGCAGCAATGTCCAATTAAAATACATAGAGAAATATATTTTAGGCTACACATGTAATTTTGAAATGATAGTCAAGTCAGAGAGACTGAGTACAATAGCTTGGGTGACAGCAACTGTCTGGTAGACACTAATGTCAATCCAGGAAAATGTGTAAATCAGTCAAGCATATCCACGTACTTTATCTATGCTTCTGGGTGTATGGGGGGATCGCTCAGTTCCTGAGGACACCTAATTTTCCACTCTCTCTGAAGAATGCCAGCCCTTAGACAAAGCCAGCCCTTGACTGTCAGGGAAGGAATCATAGTATTTTGCACTGAAGCCATATCCAGGGTTTCCATGTCCTGCTTCTTCAACCAAGAGAATTAAGTGTTAGAGAAATGAAAGTGGCATTATTATGAGAGGCAGCCAATCATGGTCCACCAGGTAGAAGTAGGGGCAGAATCATGGCATAGCCAAGCCAGATCCTGATTTCTTCCCCAGGAGTCCAAAGTCAGGAGAGAACCTGGCACATATCCAGACTTCTTTGCATAACTGCAGAGACACATACATGTATGCACatcaaaaataagcaaacaaacaaaccaaaacctgATGTTGGGGAGTCAAAATGGGCAGGTTTTCTCCTTCTCATATACCCGAGCAGAACAAACAAGGGAAGACTTGCTGTTACAACTGGGTAACCCTTTTAGAAGCCATCATAGGTCATCATAGACACTTTGGGGCATTATGTCTACTATGATGTTACAAACACACAGGTCCACTTTTCCCTCCCTATACAAATATGACAATGAGCAACTGGCTGCTCTGAACTGAATTCAAGAAAAGCCTCGAGGGAACCATTCATGAT
This is a stretch of genomic DNA from Manis pentadactyla isolate mManPen7 chromosome 7, mManPen7.hap1, whole genome shotgun sequence. It encodes these proteins:
- the PIP gene encoding prolactin-inducible protein, translating into MYSLQLLLRPSPALLLLLLSLQLGTNRAQDNSRKVVLMNFQMPQTARANEEVTAKLRVETQLRECMVIECRLVSNLPMAGPFTYRFTGCLCENGPRTFYWDFQTNRSLNIAAVVDITRQQGICPNNEAVTPITANRFYVLANLTVI